In Bogoriella caseilytica, the genomic window AGGGCGGGCAGGGCCAGGATCCGTCGCTCGGACAGTCCGGCGATGCGCGCGTACCGCTTCATCATGTCGCGGTAGGTGAGCACGTCCGGGCCGGCGATGTCGAAGGTGCGATTGACGTCGGCGGGGAGCTCGGCGGCCTTGGCCAGATAGCTCAGGACGTCGCGCACGGCGATGGGTTGGATCCGGTTCTTGATCCACTTCGGCGCCACCATCACGGGCAAGCGCTCCGAGAGATTCCGCATCATCTCGAAGGAGGCGCTGCCCGAGCCCAGGATCACCCCGGCCTGCAGCACCGCGGTGGGCACACCACTGGCGAGGAGAACCTCGCCCACCTCGCGGCGCGACTGCAGGTGCATGGAGAGGTCTTCCCCCTCCGGTGCGATGCCGCCGAGATAAACGATCCTGCCCACCTCGGCCCGCTCGGCGGCTGCGGCGAAGCGGGTGGCCGCTTCCCGGTCCAGGTCCGCGTAGCCCGTACTGTCCGCCATGGAGTGGATGAGGTAGTAGGCGACATCGACCCCGGTGAGGGCGCGCTCGAGGCTCTCGCTGTCGTTCACATCACCGGCAACCACCTCGACGTCCGGGCGCCACGGCCGGTTGTCCAGTTTCTCCGGTGTGCGGGCCATCGCCCGCACCTCGATGCCTGCGGCGAGGAGCTCCGGCACGAGCCGCCCTCCCACGTATCCGGTGGCTCCTGTGACCAGCGCCTTCACGTCCCGTACCTCCAGTCGTCGACGTTCGGCCACATCCGCTCGCTGATGTGAGCGCGGCCGGGCACTCGCCAGGCGAGACCCTATGGTCCGCGTTCGCAGAGTCGATGCGAACGAATCCAGAGTGTCACCGCCGGAGCGGCTGCGCATGCGGGAGACGCAGCTGGCTACGGCGCGATAGTGCGGGCGAAGACCACGCGGTTGTCCAGGTGGCGCTGCGCCGTACCGTCGAACTCCCCGGTGCAGGTGACCAGCCGGAGCTCATCGTCCGGCGTGGCACCGAAGACGATGTGCGTGGGGTAGTCGTCCTTGGGGAGATCCTCGATGCGGTAGACCTCGTAATGGTGCAGGGCGCCGTCGACGTCCCTGATCTCCACCCGGTCTCCGACGTCGAGCTCGGTGAGCCGGAAGAACACTGCCGGACCCGTCGGGGAATCGACATGGCCGGCGATGACCGTGGCCCCGGGGCCACCGGGCCGGCTCCCGCCGGTGAACCATCCAGCCCGGTCCCAGTCGGCCGGGACTTCCATGGTGCCGTCGTCCTGCAGGCCCAGGTCGATGAGATCTTCGGCGACGCCGATCTCCGGGATCTCCACGCGAGCGGGGATCGCGCCGTCGCCGAGGGCTGCGGCCTGGACCGGCGTCTCGTCGTCCGCGAACTCCTCCGAGGCCTCGCCGGAACTCTCCTCCGACGTCTCCGGGGCCGCGTCGGCAGCGTCGTCCTGCCCGGCATCGTCCTGTTCCGCGCTCTCGCCGGGCGAACCGGCTTCTTCTGTAGCCTCGGCGGCGGCGGTCCCCTCAGCCACGGACGTCTCGGCCGGGGTGGGCACAGCGTCCGCGAGTTCCGCCGAATCCTCAGCAGTTCCCGAGGCGCAGCCGGCCACCAGGGCGAGCACCATGGTGGTGGCGAGCGCGGCACAGCCCCGCCGCGCCGCGAACCGGCGCGACGGGGTGTGCTGGGACATCACGCGGCGTTCCTCCGCGCACGGTAGGTCAGTGCACCAGCAACGCCGGCAAGAGCCAGGCCACCAGCCCCGAGAAGGGGCAGCATCATCGAGCTCTGCTCAGCGGTGCCGCCGCCACCGGTCTCCAGGCCTCCGACCGGAACCTGCATCAGCTGGCCGCGGACGACGCCGGCCGGGTAGTTCTCGGTGTGCGAGTCCGCGCTGAAGGCAGCCGGGTCGGCCTCGAGCTCAGCCAGGGTGAAGCCCTCGCCGTGGTCGTTACCGTCCTCGTCCTCCAGGCCGGTCATGAACGGGCCCTCCATGCAGCCGTAGCTGGTGCGCGGGCCGTCACCGACGGGCTCCGGGTCCGGGAAGGCCAGACGCGGGGGCCCCGCCTCACCGGCTGCGGCGTCGTGAATATGGGTGGCGGTGGCCGCGGGGCTCTCGTAGTCGCCAGTGACTCCGGTGAGCTCGATGTGCCAGCAGATGATGTCGTAGTCCGAGTTCACCCGGAAGGTGAACTCGCCCATGGCGCCCTCTTCTCCGGGGGCGGGTTCGCCGTCGCCGTCCACCACAGCATCCGGGGTGGCCATGGCCGTGAAGGCGGAGGTGAAGTAGTCGGGCTCATCGACCGAGTTGTTGTAGCCGTCGCTGTACGCACTGGCGGAGCTGCCGGCGAACACGAGGCCGAGCGCACCGGCGCTCGCCGCGGTGAGGAGCGTCCATCGACCAGTCTGGTTGCGGGACATGCCGTGTTCCTCTCGTTGATGTTCGGGCGCTGCACAGCACCCGCTTCATGAGGAGATACGCACCACAGGGCCTCGCGTTCATTTACGATGAGGATCCGCTGCGGGACCATCGACGAAGGGGCGTGATCACGCTGACTGGCCTGCGTGACGGTGACGCTCCACGCGCCAGTGCCCCGTCCAGCGGTTTCGACCTCGCGGACGCCTACGACCAGCACGGGGGCGAGATCTTCGGATTCGCGATCAATGCTGTTCGTGATCGGGGCGTGGCCGAAGAGTGCGTGCAGGAGACCTTTCTGCGGGCATGGCGTGCGCGCGAGCGCTTCGACCCCTCGCGCGGGGCGCTCCGGACCTGGCTCTTCACCATCGCCCGCAATGTCATCACGGACAGTTACCGCCGCGATGCGCGCATTCCCGAGCCGGTTGAGGCCGGCCACATGTCGCAGCGCAGCGCTCCGGAGCGCGATCCTGCCGACCGTCTGATGGCCATGGAGGCGCTGGCTTCGCTCAGCGTGGAGCACCGGCAGGTCGTGGTGGCTGTTCACCTCCTGGGCCTGGGCTACGCGGAGGTCTCGGATTCCACCGGCGTTCCGGTGCCCACGCTCCGGACGCGGACGTTCTACGCTCTACGCGCACTACGGCGTTATCTCGAAGGACGGGAGGGGGCGTCATGACCGCGGACGAAGACCGGCGCGCCGAGCTCGTGGCCGCCGCGCTGGCCGGCGAGCTGAGCACTGAGGAGCGCGCCGAGCTGGACGCGATGGCGGCTTCCGACCCCACGGTCCAGGCCGAGCTCACCGAGATGGCCGAGATGCTCTCCGGAGTGCGCAACGCCGTACCGAGCTGGCACGACGAGTCGCCGCCCCCAGCGCTGCGGGCCAGGGTGCTCGAGGCAGCCCACGCCGAAGGGGAGGCCGGTGAGCACGAGTCCGCCGACCACGTTGCCGGCCTGCCCGGCGCCGCCGCGGATGCCGAGACTGTGCCCGCTCCGGCGGCTCCGAGGGAGCGATCGAGTACGAGCATGGCTGCTGACGCGCGCCGGCGCCGGCACAGCTCATGGGCACTGGTGGCCTGCTTCCTCGCCGGTGTGCTGGTGACCGTGGGCGGGTACGTCGGCGCCACGACGATGCAGGGCGGACCACCCGACGGACCGCCCGGCACCTTGGGTGCCATCGAGGAAGTCAGTTTCGATCGGCAGATCGAAGGCGCCCGCATCGATGGCGTGCTCGTGGCCCACACCTGGGGCACGGAGACCATCCTCGAGATCGAGGGTTTGCCGGCGGGTGAGGGCTACGCGCTGGTCCTGATTGACGAGGACGGCCAGGAGTACCACTCCGGCACTTTCTTCGGCAGCGACGTCGTCATCGACTGCCGGATGAACGCTGCGGTGATGCGCGCGGAGGTGGACCGCCTGGAGATCCGGGAGGAAGCCGGCGGGGTCCTCATCGCTGCTTCGCTCCCCGACGCCGTCGACGACCGCGGATAGCGAGAAGGTCGACCGCATTGGTTGCCGATACGGCCCTAATAGGGGCGGAATCGGCAACCGATTCGGGGGTGACGGCGGTGGTGACGCCGTCGACCGCCGCCGTCGCCTGTGGATAACTCGACCGGCTCGCTGCCTCACTCAGGCAGGCTTGGTTAATGCGCCGTGAGAGCCGTGAACGGGCCGAGGATCTGCTTGCTCGCGCACCTCGTGGTGTCTTCACCGAGGGCATGGCCCGCCAGGCCGGCTTCACACCCAAGGCGATTCGCTATCGAGTCAGCACCGGACGCTGGCAACGCTTCACCGGTGCCACTCTGCTCGATCCTCAGCACCCGGCCGGAAGGGAACCTGGCCTAGAACACCGGGCGCTCGCCGCCACGCTCACCTGGCCAGGATGTGTCGTCGGCCTGCGGACTGCGGCGGCCATCTTGGGCTTCCCCGTTCGGGACGACGGCTTGGTGCACGTGATCTGTCCGGAAAGCCGCCGTCCTCGGCGCGGGATCGTTCCGCATAGATGGCAGCTCCAGCAGTGCG contains:
- a CDS encoding class F sortase; amino-acid sequence: MSQHTPSRRFAARRGCAALATTMVLALVAGCASGTAEDSAELADAVPTPAETSVAEGTAAAEATEEAGSPGESAEQDDAGQDDAADAAPETSEESSGEASEEFADDETPVQAAALGDGAIPARVEIPEIGVAEDLIDLGLQDDGTMEVPADWDRAGWFTGGSRPGGPGATVIAGHVDSPTGPAVFFRLTELDVGDRVEIRDVDGALHHYEVYRIEDLPKDDYPTHIVFGATPDDELRLVTCTGEFDGTAQRHLDNRVVFARTIAP
- a CDS encoding CHRD domain-containing protein → MSRNQTGRWTLLTAASAGALGLVFAGSSASAYSDGYNNSVDEPDYFTSAFTAMATPDAVVDGDGEPAPGEEGAMGEFTFRVNSDYDIICWHIELTGVTGDYESPAATATHIHDAAAGEAGPPRLAFPDPEPVGDGPRTSYGCMEGPFMTGLEDEDGNDHGEGFTLAELEADPAAFSADSHTENYPAGVVRGQLMQVPVGGLETGGGGTAEQSSMMLPLLGAGGLALAGVAGALTYRARRNAA
- a CDS encoding sigma-70 family RNA polymerase sigma factor: MITLTGLRDGDAPRASAPSSGFDLADAYDQHGGEIFGFAINAVRDRGVAEECVQETFLRAWRARERFDPSRGALRTWLFTIARNVITDSYRRDARIPEPVEAGHMSQRSAPERDPADRLMAMEALASLSVEHRQVVVAVHLLGLGYAEVSDSTGVPVPTLRTRTFYALRALRRYLEGREGAS